One region of Flavobacterium sp. KACC 22763 genomic DNA includes:
- a CDS encoding phenylacetate--CoA ligase family protein, translated as MIRLFDLSLKLNGFPIKEAKAELDKIVHFSEEEYASFLQNKKAEIVDFHLKKNSFYKELAGNATAQNWESLPVLNKQNLQKPLEERLSKGYSKKSVYLNKTSGSSGTPFVFAKDKSSHALTWASNIMRFGWFGIDFNHSYQARFYGIPMDFIGYQKERFKDFLTHRFRFPVFDLSDEVLEKFLKKFKTKKFDYINGYTSSIVLFAKYLEQKNIILKEICPTLKACFVTSEMLFETDKKLLEKQFEIPIISEYGASELDLIAFENPQGEWQVNAETLFVEILDENNNLVPHGTEGKIVITSLFNKANPFIRYEIGDIGILDEKSTPQKPILKKLIGRTNDVAILPSGKKSPGLTFYYVTKSIIEDDGNVKEFIIKQNKIDTFEIEYVAEKELVSEQIQRIKEAINLYLEPNLNFTFTRKTVLERTNRGKLKQFKSCL; from the coding sequence ATGATTCGCCTTTTTGATCTTTCACTCAAGCTAAATGGTTTTCCAATTAAGGAAGCCAAAGCTGAATTGGATAAAATTGTTCATTTTTCAGAAGAAGAATATGCTTCGTTTCTTCAAAACAAAAAAGCAGAAATTGTTGATTTTCATCTTAAAAAGAATTCTTTTTACAAAGAATTGGCTGGAAATGCAACCGCACAAAATTGGGAAAGTCTTCCAGTTTTAAACAAACAAAATCTACAAAAACCTCTGGAAGAAAGACTTTCAAAAGGCTATTCTAAAAAATCAGTTTACCTCAACAAAACATCTGGATCCAGCGGAACTCCTTTTGTTTTTGCAAAAGACAAATCTTCGCACGCCTTAACATGGGCTTCAAATATTATGCGTTTTGGCTGGTTTGGGATAGATTTTAATCATTCGTATCAAGCACGTTTTTATGGTATTCCGATGGATTTTATTGGATACCAAAAAGAACGTTTCAAAGATTTCCTGACGCATCGTTTTCGTTTTCCTGTTTTTGATTTATCTGATGAAGTTTTGGAGAAATTCCTAAAAAAATTCAAAACCAAAAAATTCGATTACATTAACGGTTATACCAGTTCTATTGTATTATTTGCCAAATATTTAGAACAGAAAAATATCATTTTAAAAGAAATTTGTCCAACTTTAAAAGCTTGTTTCGTAACCTCCGAAATGCTTTTTGAAACAGATAAAAAACTGTTGGAAAAACAATTTGAAATTCCAATTATCAGCGAATATGGCGCTTCTGAACTAGATTTAATTGCTTTTGAAAATCCTCAAGGAGAATGGCAGGTAAATGCTGAAACACTTTTTGTAGAAATTTTAGATGAAAACAATAATCTTGTTCCACATGGAACGGAAGGAAAAATTGTAATTACTTCCTTATTCAACAAAGCAAATCCATTTATTCGATATGAAATTGGCGACATTGGTATTTTAGACGAAAAAAGTACGCCTCAAAAACCAATTCTAAAAAAATTAATTGGAAGAACCAATGACGTTGCAATTCTTCCAAGTGGTAAAAAATCTCCAGGTTTGACATTTTATTATGTGACCAAAAGCATAATTGAAGATGATGGAAATGTAAAAGAATTTATCATCAAACAAAACAAAATTGATACTTTTGAAATTGAATATGTTGCTGAAAAAGAATTAGTTTCAGAACAAATTCAAAGAATAAAAGAAGCCATCAATTTGTATTTAGAACCCAATTTAAACTTCACTTTTACTAGAAAAACAGTTTTAGAAAGAACCAATCGTGGAAAACTAAAACAGTTTAAATCTTGTTTGTAA